The proteins below are encoded in one region of Peribacillus muralis:
- a CDS encoding glucose 1-dehydrogenase produces MEDLKNKVVVITGGASGIGLATAKAFLATYSKVVIADIDIDKGCSVEKEMKNDNFIFIPTDVTNEADCSNLIQQTIDKYGTIDVFINNAGIEISTPVHEMELEEWNKIVNVNLTSVFLCSKYVLNYMIQNNKGNIINTCSVSGLVAWPGIPAYNATKGGVLQLTKSLAIEYAKNNIRVNCICPGIIDTPLNKQSFTLNNEQALEVVKEEKAKLSPLGRLGTPEDIANTMLFLASNMSDYITGTAISVDGGYTAI; encoded by the coding sequence ATGGAGGATTTAAAAAATAAAGTTGTTGTAATTACGGGTGGAGCATCTGGAATTGGTCTAGCAACCGCGAAAGCATTCTTAGCAACATATTCTAAAGTAGTAATTGCAGACATTGACATTGACAAAGGATGTTCAGTAGAAAAAGAAATGAAAAATGATAATTTTATTTTTATACCTACTGATGTAACAAATGAGGCAGATTGTTCAAATTTAATTCAACAAACTATTGATAAATATGGAACTATCGATGTTTTTATTAACAATGCAGGAATTGAAATTAGTACACCAGTCCATGAAATGGAATTAGAAGAATGGAATAAAATTGTCAATGTTAACTTAACTAGCGTATTTTTGTGTAGTAAATATGTTTTAAATTATATGATTCAAAATAATAAGGGAAATATTATTAATACTTGCTCAGTAAGCGGGCTGGTAGCATGGCCAGGTATTCCAGCCTATAATGCCACTAAAGGCGGGGTATTACAATTAACTAAGTCATTGGCAATTGAGTATGCCAAAAACAATATTCGAGTTAATTGTATTTGTCCAGGAATTATTGATACACCACTTAATAAGCAGTCATTTACTTTAAATAATGAACAAGCATTAGAGGTCGTAAAAGAAGAAAAGGCAAAATTAAGCCCATTAGGGAGACTAGGTACTCCGGAAGATATAGCAAATACAATGTTATTTTTAGCCTCTAATATGTCCGATTATATTACAGGTACAGCTATAAGTGTAGATGGTGGATACACAGCCATTTAG
- a CDS encoding ATP-grasp domain-containing protein, whose product MERKTVLVIADLGGCPPHAFYKSVAESYNIVSYIPRPFAITNGHANFIEKYSVAVVKDVDYLKKISDFEHPDSIYWAQEEYGKSEEAVVNDIIKVATMFNVEAITTNNELFISPMAKACEKLGLRGAGVEAAQKARDKNLMRESFNNSGVKAIKSKRVKTLKDFKEALEYVGVPLVLKPTYLASSIGVTFIYNEQDAEKIFLDAQEYLDSIGVPKAVTFEAPFIVEEFLQGEYEDWYTELGYSDYVSVEGMMIGAKYYPLAIHDKTPQIGFTETAHITSTILDVDARNKILDAVKKANEGLGLEHCATHTEVKLMKNREVGIIETAARFAGWNMIPNIKKSFNVDAAKVLVDILCEGYSEDLPKELLTDPYNYVADFHLYPHDFKINGQLLENVSNIIFDSIVIPENILVGDTKINSFNTVDKGSQLDLTLFEAFNGLAYLELQGTSSQDIVKSIQEIKKYAKLYLQGVPITT is encoded by the coding sequence ATGGAAAGAAAAACAGTACTAGTAATTGCAGATTTAGGAGGGTGCCCTCCTCACGCGTTCTACAAGAGCGTTGCCGAAAGTTACAACATAGTGAGCTATATCCCTCGACCTTTTGCCATAACAAACGGGCATGCAAACTTTATTGAAAAGTATTCAGTGGCTGTAGTAAAAGATGTGGATTATTTGAAGAAAATATCTGATTTTGAACATCCAGATTCCATTTATTGGGCTCAAGAAGAGTATGGTAAATCAGAAGAAGCCGTTGTAAATGATATCATTAAAGTTGCTACTATGTTTAATGTTGAAGCAATTACTACTAATAATGAATTATTTATTTCTCCTATGGCAAAGGCATGCGAAAAATTAGGATTAAGAGGAGCTGGAGTAGAAGCAGCTCAAAAAGCTAGAGATAAAAATTTAATGAGAGAATCCTTCAATAATTCTGGAGTCAAAGCTATTAAAAGTAAAAGAGTAAAAACATTAAAAGACTTTAAAGAAGCCCTAGAATATGTTGGAGTACCTCTAGTACTCAAACCTACATACTTAGCTAGTTCAATTGGTGTTACCTTTATTTATAATGAGCAAGATGCTGAAAAAATCTTCCTAGATGCTCAAGAATATTTAGATAGTATTGGTGTACCTAAAGCCGTTACTTTTGAGGCTCCATTTATAGTAGAAGAGTTTTTACAAGGTGAATATGAAGATTGGTATACAGAACTTGGTTATTCAGATTACGTGAGTGTTGAAGGGATGATGATAGGAGCGAAATATTATCCTTTAGCTATTCATGATAAAACTCCTCAAATAGGTTTCACAGAAACTGCCCATATCACATCTACTATATTAGATGTGGATGCTAGAAATAAAATCCTAGATGCTGTAAAAAAAGCAAATGAAGGATTAGGCTTAGAGCATTGTGCTACTCATACTGAAGTTAAACTAATGAAAAATAGAGAAGTAGGAATTATTGAAACTGCAGCCCGATTTGCTGGGTGGAACATGATTCCAAATATAAAAAAATCTTTCAATGTAGATGCTGCTAAAGTGTTAGTGGACATTCTATGTGAAGGGTATTCAGAAGATCTGCCTAAGGAATTATTAACTGATCCATATAATTATGTGGCGGACTTCCATTTATATCCTCATGATTTTAAAATAAATGGGCAATTATTAGAAAATGTGTCTAACATTATTTTTGATAGTATTGTAATTCCCGAAAATATCTTAGTAGGAGATACAAAAATCAATTCTTTTAACACTGTTGATAAGGGCAGCCAACTTGATTTAACACTTTTTGAAGCATTTAATGGTTTAGCTTATCTAGAATTACAGGGAACAAGTTCCCAGGATATAGTCAAATCTATTCAAGAGATAAAGAAATACGCTAAATTATATTTACAAGGGGTACCTATTACAACATGA
- a CDS encoding MFS transporter, with translation MNNLSQNSKLLLVGQALSFMGDYCVLPALLILSTYYEDYWVTSGVIVVRSIPMIFQPFLGVLVDRFNRVKIMLWTDIIRGLIFLGIVFLPKGEYAWIFLILLLLSYGSGVFFNPARLAVMSSLGDDIKHINTLFAKATTLFIIVGALFGAIFLFFGSVKMAVAFNVITYFISAIFISKMNVQPAVELNKSLKNVKISFKLGIKEILHNPFLLNAVFTMMTMALLWGVIYSYFPLVSKYIGDGEIGNFILTVSIGLGGFVGAHLVNKWGFNTNKGLAYFVVLSVISISLFTFSTNFILAFIAAIGFFVAMEYGEVLSKVKVQENSSNDIQGRIFAVSEALIGLFISVGSILINFANTFTIMILITITLLGLFIHTNIVNKIHLQKSKNVEL, from the coding sequence ATGAATAACCTTAGTCAAAACTCCAAGTTATTATTAGTCGGGCAAGCTTTGTCATTTATGGGGGACTATTGTGTCTTACCTGCGCTTTTAATTTTATCTACCTATTATGAAGATTATTGGGTGACTTCTGGCGTTATTGTCGTCAGAAGTATCCCTATGATATTTCAACCTTTCTTAGGAGTATTAGTTGATAGATTTAATCGAGTAAAGATTATGCTATGGACAGATATTATAAGAGGACTCATATTTTTAGGGATTGTATTCTTACCCAAGGGAGAGTATGCATGGATTTTCTTAATACTTTTACTATTATCTTATGGTAGTGGTGTATTTTTTAATCCAGCAAGATTAGCTGTAATGTCTTCGCTTGGAGATGATATTAAACATATTAATACATTGTTTGCTAAAGCTACCACATTATTCATTATTGTAGGTGCGCTTTTTGGAGCTATTTTCTTATTTTTCGGTTCTGTTAAAATGGCCGTTGCTTTTAATGTTATAACTTATTTTATCTCGGCTATATTTATAAGTAAAATGAATGTTCAACCTGCAGTAGAGTTAAATAAAAGTCTTAAGAACGTTAAAATCTCTTTCAAACTAGGCATTAAAGAAATTCTTCACAATCCATTTTTACTTAATGCAGTATTTACAATGATGACCATGGCTCTTTTATGGGGAGTTATTTACAGTTATTTTCCTTTAGTAAGTAAATATATTGGTGATGGAGAAATTGGGAATTTTATACTTACAGTTTCCATAGGATTAGGTGGTTTTGTAGGTGCTCATCTAGTAAACAAATGGGGATTTAATACTAACAAGGGCTTAGCTTATTTTGTTGTATTAAGTGTTATATCGATATCTTTATTTACATTTTCAACCAATTTTATATTAGCGTTTATAGCAGCAATCGGTTTTTTTGTAGCGATGGAGTATGGAGAAGTATTATCTAAAGTGAAAGTTCAAGAAAATTCCAGCAATGATATTCAAGGTCGGATTTTTGCGGTATCGGAAGCTTTAATTGGATTGTTTATATCTGTTGGTTCAATTTTAATTAACTTCGCTAATACTTTTACTATCATGATTTTAATAACAATAACTTTATTAGGGCTTTTTATACACACTAATATCGTTAATAAAATTCACTTGCAAAAATCTAAAAATGTTGAGCTTTAA
- a CDS encoding aminotransferase class I/II-fold pyridoxal phosphate-dependent enzyme: MEISPSKTVSSLPDQEFSVIINKVNELTNKGIDVINVGQGNPDLPTPPHIVNSLIEAANKSGFHKYSPFRGHKFLKEAISKFYKREYDVEIDPDKEVVIFNGGKAALYAVSQSLLNPEDVALIPDPGYPEYLSGIMMARAHPYYFKVTPTNNYLPVYNDIDQEVLEQAKLLYLNYPNNPTGATANREFFNETVKTAEKNNICVVHDFAYAGFGFDEQKPISFLSSPGAKGVGIEIYTLSKTYNMAGWRVAFAVGNEKVIQAINTFQDHIFVSLFGAVQQAAATALESDQSCVKDLNSVYESRAEHFIQACQRELDWKIQKPQGTFYVWAKIPNGFDSFTFTELLLNEAHIAVTPGEVFGVNAKDYIRLSMVTSTERLDELVKRIKSLNINFSSIEKVPETI; this comes from the coding sequence ATTGAAATATCACCATCAAAAACAGTAAGTTCATTGCCAGATCAGGAGTTTTCAGTGATTATTAATAAAGTAAATGAACTTACTAATAAGGGGATAGATGTAATAAATGTAGGTCAAGGTAATCCAGACCTACCAACTCCTCCTCATATCGTTAACTCTTTAATAGAAGCTGCTAATAAATCGGGATTCCATAAGTATTCACCATTTAGAGGTCATAAGTTTCTCAAAGAAGCAATCAGTAAATTTTATAAACGCGAATATGATGTAGAAATTGATCCTGATAAAGAAGTAGTTATATTTAACGGGGGTAAAGCTGCTTTATATGCTGTGAGTCAATCTCTACTAAATCCTGAAGATGTTGCCTTAATTCCTGATCCGGGCTATCCAGAATACCTTTCCGGCATAATGATGGCGAGAGCACATCCTTATTATTTTAAAGTTACACCAACTAATAACTATCTTCCTGTTTATAACGATATTGATCAAGAAGTTCTGGAACAAGCAAAGTTACTTTACTTAAATTATCCTAATAATCCTACTGGCGCAACAGCAAATAGAGAATTTTTCAATGAGACAGTAAAGACCGCAGAGAAAAATAATATATGTGTAGTTCATGATTTTGCATACGCAGGGTTTGGATTTGACGAGCAAAAACCAATTAGCTTTCTGTCATCACCTGGTGCTAAAGGTGTAGGCATAGAAATTTATACACTTTCTAAGACCTATAATATGGCCGGATGGCGAGTAGCTTTTGCTGTTGGTAATGAGAAAGTTATACAAGCAATTAATACTTTTCAAGATCATATATTTGTTAGTCTTTTTGGCGCTGTACAACAAGCAGCCGCTACGGCTCTAGAGAGTGATCAAAGCTGTGTTAAAGACTTGAACAGTGTCTATGAGTCTAGAGCTGAACATTTTATTCAAGCTTGTCAGAGAGAATTGGATTGGAAAATTCAAAAACCCCAAGGAACATTTTATGTTTGGGCTAAAATCCCTAATGGTTTTGATTCTTTTACTTTTACTGAACTATTACTAAATGAGGCTCATATTGCTGTGACGCCTGGTGAAGTATTTGGGGTAAATGCTAAAGATTATATTAGACTTTCAATGGTAACTAGCACAGAAAGACTGGATGAATTAGTAAAAAGGATTAAATCATTAAATATTAACTTTTCATCTATAGAAAAGGTGCCAGAAACAATATAA